The genomic stretch atttaaaaacataagataaaattaattttaattctaaatattatcatattaaatttgtattatagaatatatatttaattttttaaaattttctggTTTCATGCCTTTGCATTAATatctatatctcttctatataaaaagtgtgtagataacggaaattcttaatTTAACGAAATTATTATAAAACTCTATTAAATTTGACGGCTTTTAAGAATCTGACGTTAATTTTAACttactttaaataattaaaaaaatttaagtaaCATGAGGATAACGTCAAAAATATAATGGTATTCTTCTATATAAACTTTTTAAGTACACGTATATATTTTTGAGCTGTTGAAAAATCTATTAACGTCATTAGAAAAAATCTcacaattgatatttttatttcaattttaaacttttatttaaaacGGAATTATTATAAAACTCTATTAAGTTTGACGGCTTTTAAGAATCTGACAACGTAAGGAATATGATGGTATTATTCTATATAAACTTTTTAAGTACACGTGCATATTTCTGGACTGTTGAAAAAAATCTGTTAACGTCATTAGAAAAAATCCcacaattgatatttttatttcaatttttaaacttttatttaaaataataaaaatatttataggccttgatttttttattttatttatttttgaatttaaaaaaaaaacgtcAGTTTACATTACCAAATGTATAATCTGTTTCATctagatattaaaaaaaaaatcaagtttaattttttttttaaaatatctttaATTTAACATTACTCCTATATAAGAGTCACCTTATCAAATATAATTTATCTCTCTCAAAACTCTATCAATTGTGAGTACATTGACTACATTGTTAAGCTACCTTATCAAATATAATTTCTCTCTCTCCAAACACTACAAATTGTGAGTACATTGACTACATTGTTAGACTAGAGTTGAACAAGAGAACACGGTAAATATTTTTGTCACACAAAATCACatctcaaattatttataatcatcCATTATTGATTTACTATACAATTTTCACATAAATAATTACATCTCAATTTACTATCCAATTTTTTCTCAAATAATTACATCTCAAATTctttataatcataaatcatTGATTCAGTAACTATTTTTTTCACAAATCAGGTGGTGGTCAATCTTCACAGCAAAGTCCCAAGGTAAGTTGACACATAAAAATAATGcaaattcaaattttttaaaCAAATTACAGTATTCACTTATCAATTACTCTATATCATAGATCATTGATTTACTAACCATTTTTTTCTTCTGAAATTAGGTGGTCATTCTAAGCAAAGTTACAAGGTAAATCGACAGTAAAAAATAATGTAAATTGAAAATGTTTAAACAAATTACTCAATTCAATAATTAATTACGTTATGcatcttattcaaaataaaattttatctcAAATGAGGCAGTGAAATGCCATCTTATACAAATTCAATTATAAATTACCATATTCATCTTGTAGAATTTTGGTTTTTTTCTCTTATCGGGTAGTTATTCACAAATCAGTACAGTCAGTTCATATAAGATAAGGTTCAACAAATCATAAGGTATCTTCTTATACAAATTCAGTTATGAtatattatgctatgtgagtaaaaatattttaaatgttttCAGTTTATAaatttagtgagtttaaaatagtaaCAAAGTAAATAGACAAATAAAACCTACAAACATTAATAAGAATTTAGGATTGATTAGATCAACTATCAAAAAACAATGCTAATGCTAAtgcaaaaataaaatacttagatCTAGAGCTAACTCATTAATACTTGGATTGTTAAAatctaatttaattttattgaaaacccaTGTAgccattaaaaaagaaaaacaaaaacttttaaaacttatACTTGCCTCTGAAAAGTAACACATTAAAACTTAATATAACATgtacacataaaaaaataaaatatagtaACATAAATCCACCTATGCCAAACCATTCTCAGATCATCATATGCCAAAAATTTTACAAGcatgaatccccaaaaatgcttACATTAGAGGaaaaaacataattaaattataaaaatatttcaacaatactcaaacaaaaaattaatcaCACAAATAAAAGGATTTGAATAAGTAGTAATCaatttagtgagtttaaaatagtaaCACGATCAATTAGTAAATAGAGAAACAAAACATACAAGTATTAATAAGATTTTAtgattgattagattaattatcaAGATTAAATAATActcaaacaaataatgctaacaatgcataaataaaatataaaattcttAGATCTAGAGCTAACCCATTAATACTTGGGATTGTTAAAATCttacataattttattaaaaaaaccaTGCAACCTTTataaaagaacaacaaaaactTTTAAAACCTATACTTGCCTCTAAAAAGTAACACATTAATACTTAATATAACATGCACATACAAAAAATATAACCTATGCCAAACCATTCTCTGTTCTTCCTATGATAGAGTAGTTAGGAAAAGTTGAGAAGAAAATAATAGAATCATATAAACAAAGATCAATCTCCTCAATTTGTTGGATTCtaatataaacaaatataataagaaataaagagatcaaaaacaaaaaaaaagactgATCAGATTGAAAACATACTAACTACAAACAACATAATcagatttcaaaaaaataaaacccACTACAAACAAAGTAATAAAacctaaataaaaaaaacatctaAAATTCTTGACCCAAAACCTAAATCCAATCCTAACAAAGTTTTCCTTCAATAAAACAAAAAACCCATGAATAATTTCAAAACCCCATGTCAAAAATCCAACCAAACCCAACAGACTGAAAAGCTTCACAAAAGCAGTTATTCATTctttaattagttaaaaaaaaaaccaaaaaaatatgaaatcaaaTAGGTTGAAAATCTCATACCAGACAACCAGAAATAACATCACCGATCGAGATTTAGGACCAAGTGTACCCACAATTTCTAAAATCAGTGTAAGGCATCTCCTTGGCTCTCTCATCATCAAGACCCAAAATGGTAGTATCAACCTGCCAAGGAAACAAAGTTACCAACTTGCACTACCCAAATACACGACAAACAGCTAACTCATAGCTCGTGTAACATAATACCAAATCAAAGCATTACCAATCTAAAAGTGAATTAGCAGACAGCTTACCTTCATAGCTTTGAGTTGCTCCCCTTTGGGTTTCTCAGCCACAGTGATATCCGCATCAGTCTCTTTGTGTGCCTGAATAAACTTCTCATAATCCATCCTATACAAATGGTCTCCGGCAAGAACCAAAAACTCTACGACATTATGTTCCTCAAAGAGCCACAGGTACTGTCTCACCGCATCAGCCGTCCCCTGCAGTAGTAAATTAAACAGTGAAATACACAGTCAAAACGGTAAGAAGAAGCCGCAGCCATCTCCAGTATAAACCAATCAACCAACCTGGAACCAGTTGGGATTCTCAGGGCTCTACTGAGCCGCAAGAACTTCAACAAAGCCTTCGTTCTTGTAATCTCCCATGTTAAGGCAGTTACTCACAGGAATATCAATCAACCTGTAGTTCGCTCCGAGAGGAACTGCAATCCCCAACTTTAAATGACACAATAAAAGAGACAAACAAGTATATATGTGTGAGATGTGACAAAGAATACCTCTGTTTTGTCTACAATAGCACCTTCAGGATAATCTACACATTTATTGTACCTTGCCAATGTTCGTTTCATACTGTAAAAACAACAAAAATGAATACAAAATAAGTGTATCATTTTACCCATACAAAGCACCTTTTGTTGTCCAATCAGTCTGTGTCACCagaagaaaatgagagaaagCTAAAGAGAAGTGAAAAACAACCAAAAAATGAACATAATAGTAAACCGAGAGGAAGaagtatatataaataaatggtTAGATAAGAAAACCCAAATGAATCTATGGATTAAAAGACCACTCAAAGTAATGATTTTGAGAATCGTTACAGAGTACCAAAAAGAGGGATAGAATGCTTAACAATGTAGATTTAGACCCATTAAGCAGCAGCCACTAATAGAGTGTCACCAAaataataagcaaaaaaaaaacccagacATCATTTCCAACATGTAGCCCCTTTAAGCAGTTACAGAATATCAAGAAGAAAATcctttcaaaaaagaaaaaagagaatcaagaagaagaaaaaaactaataacaaatcTCAGATAAATATTTTCTATCGAGTCCATTTAAAGAAACCATATTTACAAACATTTAAGGAACAAAGTTAAGAGAGGAGTGTATTCAAAAGGGTTAATGATTGCATAAAAAAAAACACTTGCAAAAcatttaaaaaaagaaaactgAATGAAATGAAAGTAAATCTCTTCCATACCCAGAACTCGAAAACTCAAAAAGTTTCCCTGTATTAGAGAAGATTATAACAGCAACCTCAGCATCACAGAGAATAGCAAGTTCCTGGGCCTTTTAAAGCAAACCAGCCCTTCTCTTCGAGAATGTGACTTGTTTGCTATTAGCATTTTCAATCCTCTTGATCTCAATCTTACCCCTACCCATCTTGCAGtttccaaacaaaaaaaaaaaaacccagatgccaaaattgttcaaaactcAAAACCCAGAAAGAAAAACCCAATCTTTCAATCAAAAAacctttcttttattattattattattattactatctCTCCTCCGTTTATCTCCTAATACACTGTGCAAGAACACCACAATCGACAAACTCAATCGTATTGCAGACGATAATGCAAAAACAGAGTACCTATTCCATTTCATAACCTAAACACTATAAGAACAATAAAAATACATTCTACAACACATCAAACGAGACAATGCAAAGCCAGAACGATAagccaaacaaacaaacaaaagacTCACGCGGCTTGCATCGGGATCTAGCCATGTCTGCGAATTCTGAGAATCCGAAACCGCCTTGGGAGAGACGATCCTAGGCGCTCTATTGGAGGAAGAAGCAGCTCTGGTGCGGCTGGGAGTGGCAATTGAGGAAGAAGCACTGCACGCTCCATCCTTATGAAACATATAGTTTGCAATTTTAGACAGAGGAGAGGGGAGGAGACGGCAAGGTTTAGAAATGAAATGGGGTGGGGTAGAATGATGTATATTTATTCTAGGGTAGGGTTTGGTAGTTAGGGTTTGATTTTTGGGCTTCAATTAATTAGTTTGTGTTTGGTCTAATAGACTTTAATTATTGGGCTTGAGTTAATTAGTTTGAGTTTGGTCCAATAAAGTGTAATTTTTATTACCAATGATGTTAAAATCTATCCAAAATTTATACTATAAAAGATTAATAACTAAAAATTTATAGTCAAAATTTATAACTTAGTTAAATaaaatttgtatttatatatatttaaattaattaaaattaaattatctaGGTATACAAAATTTGGAATATCTTACCTATTATATAAGTGGCTATCTAACAGAGTTTAGTATTTAACGGATTTTGGTATGTTTTAACAGAATTTGTTACGAATTTAACAGAATAtgctaaaaaaaaaagttaaatttaGATAAGTCATCCAAACTGAACAATTGCTTCTATTcccaaaaaatacaataattggttcTTTacacaattaaataattaatgttaaaaaaattaaacaatacaaCACTTCAGAAGTACACATCCTTTCAAGAGTACACAACCCTTCAGAAGTACACATCCTTTCAAGagtacacaatcataaaaaatttccctgattttgttttcatatatatatttggtgattagcAAGAAGTACTCAAGTCATCAAAATCAAGAAGTATGGCCAAGTTGTTGATAATTACTACTACTGATGATGAAGAGACTAGAAGAAACAATCGTGAAGAAGTGGTTAAGAAAATTATAAGAGATACAATGGTGATTGTGAATGCATCGATTCGTAAAATACATATGAAACTTGATGAAGATGTTAGAGATGAATGGAATATGGAGGACAGAATGAATGCATACAcgtaagtatatatatatgtaaatataataTTCCCTTTTGATTTTCAAAGTTTAAACATATATTAATAATAGATTGCGTTAATTATATTTTAACATATTACCCATTTCCATGTTATACAGAGCTGTTTACAACGTTTTCTGTACGAAAGACATACATGGTTTTTGGCATTATGTAATTCGTGAGTTTTATGATAAATATGAGAGCATTTTGACACAAAGGATTTCAAACTATGTAAGTTCCGTGACTTAAttcataggttttttttttaactataatAAAAATGAAATCATATAGATTCTTTTATTAAAAACATGATATTATTAAGTTTGTGTGTTGGTGTAGGTGATTCCTTCATTGGAAGATATGTACGGCGAAGAGTTCATGATTGAAATTGTGATACAATGGACAGAGCTAGAACAATACAAAAGATATCTTCAGATAATATTTGCTCGTGTGGAGAAAGTTGCAGCGCATTTACATCTAGAAAATCATTCATTGATTGATATTTGTAAAACCCAATTCTGTGacagggtatatatatatatatgttccaattatcttaaaagaaaaagaaaaagaaaaattatttgattttttattttttaagtgttgatgtttttttttcttttacttttcagGTCTGGGATAGGTTCCACACTGAAATCGACTTTTCGGTAACTAAGATGGTAAAACAATCATCGCTACCAtttcttgtttttatttaattgtttatatatttttaacaagataataattaattatatgtgttatatataaCACAGAAGGAGGCAGGGGTGTTTAGCAATGAAAATCCATTGAAGAATGACCTGATTCAATTCTTCACTGACATGGAGAAAGTACGTCCCAATGAACGATTTCAGACGACTTATGATATTGTCAAATAGCAGTAGAATTTCGATCGTGCCCAAAATTATTGAAGATTTTGTTGGattttatatatgattatgataatTTTATAATGATGATGATTTTATAATGCTATAGCACGTGCCTTGTACGTGCACATAACAAAGCACCAAATAGATGTATCATGTTCTATATTTTGCTTCACCGAAATATAAAGTGCATTGCACGTATTTTATACCTAGtattattatcatcatataatattaataattatgttattttggatatatattaataataatattcctaatatataaattgtatatcttaataaatatataaatattattgttattaatttatatatatatataaataacataGTTTGGTAGAttaacatattattatataaaaaatataattatattaaaaatttaacgttattattattataactttACTTTCAGGATTACACTCATTTCTATTCATCTTCAACACTTTGAGTGCTACCAGGTtagtattaaaatattaattttttattattacataCATATTTAAACATTTATGATTTAGTATATATGTCATATTTTATTATAGTTAAATTtagttaaataatatatttaaaaacaTATATGACATATATCCATTGCAATTTTATCTTTAATAAGTAACGtccaattttattaataataatagtgtttaaatatttataataatagtAGGGTTTTGGGTTTTGAGTTTAATATTAATGTGGTCTTAGAATTTACCCAAAATTTATAGTacaaaatattaataactaaAAATTTATACCCAAATAACCTAAGTGGACAAAATTCGAagatattattatcatcatataatattaataattaagttaTTTTGGAAAACAAATtggatatatattaataataatattcataatatataaattgtatgtcttaataaatatataaatattattattaataatttccatatatatatatatactagatacaagcaacgtgcaatatgcacgtttgcttagtttttttatagaatttattaattatttttattaaatttatattaatgtcatataaattttgaaataaatattatattttaattaaataatttatttattttgttcaagtttatgtttgttatagtttttgaatttgggagtgacaacaagatattatatattatatatttaatgtaatattaaatattatacgtagattttaaatttaagtttcttagtagatttaaaaaaaaaatttgttgttaattcacagtagattatattatatgtttaatgtgatattattctaataagtgagtttaagtttaattaaattttatttaagttataaaacgtttgattttattatttttaaataattatcattgtaaatatctacaaaatatcatattttaatttgtttaattatttattatttttaaataattatcattgtaaaatatcttaagaatatcatattttaatttgtttaattatttattatttttaaataattatctttgtaaaatatctcacaaatatcatattttaattttttaattatttattttattttatttatatttaagtgtttttaaactaccgttaaatataagaatattctgttaaagttaacattaaaaaaataaaaaatcgttaaaaccaataatttctgttatctacacacttattatatagaagagataacaTAGTTTGGTGGATTAACATattcttatataaaaaaaaataattacattaaaaacttaactttatttttataataattttactTTCAGGATTACACTCATTTCTATTCACATTCAACACTTTGAGTGCTACCAGGTtagtattaaaatattaattttttattattatatacataattggAAGTTGCTTGGAATATGaaaatttagttaattagtacatttgaaaacatattttatcatttaattatttattctatactataatatgatatatttgttatttttttcctGTAGAAATATATCTTACAGTTGAAACATATACTACATTCATTGACATAATGAGAAATGGTAAGATTTCATTAAtaatagtttaaaaaaaattatgaactttatatttgaaattttttcctttttGAAGATCATGACAAACCACCTACAAGAAGAATTTCATATAAAGATTTTT from Humulus lupulus chromosome 5, drHumLupu1.1, whole genome shotgun sequence encodes the following:
- the LOC133780415 gene encoding uncharacterized protein LOC133780415 yields the protein MYGEEFMIEIVIQWTELEQYKRYLQIIFARVEKVAAHLHLENHSLIDICKTQFCDRVWDRFHTEIDFSVTKMKEAGVFSNENPLKNDLIQFFTDMEKVRPNERFQTTYDIVK